The following are encoded together in the Leuconostoc mesenteroides subsp. mesenteroides ATCC 8293 genome:
- the gndA gene encoding NADP-dependent phosphogluconate dehydrogenase → MEQADFGVVGLAVMGRNLALNIESRGYRVAVYNRSRERTDDLVQKHEDKAFIPSYTTEEFVETIKKPRRILLMVKAGKGTDAVIDELLPHLEKGDMLIDGGNTYFEDTIRRSDKLAQEGINFIGMGVSGGELGALQGPSLMPGGQREAYDLVAPILTQIAAKAPEDGKPTVTYIGPNGAGHYVKMVHNGIEYGDMQLIAESYDILKRVLHLNQEQLSQTFSGWNEGELNSYLVEITADILTRKDDLGTDKPIVDVILDRAGNKGTGKWSSQSALEVGAPQSLITESVYARYISAMKDDRVAASKTLQGPDYSFSGDEQSTVEDIRKALYFGKIMSYAQGFDQLRMASEHYDWHLPFGELAQLWRAGAIIRAQFLQRITDAFTTQADLHNLLLDPYFQHIAEEYQNAARRVVALAVTAGVPTPSLSAAVAYYDSYRSAVLPANLTQAQRDYFGAHTYERTDKPAGEMYHYPWYDEA, encoded by the coding sequence ATGGAACAAGCAGATTTTGGTGTTGTTGGATTAGCTGTAATGGGACGTAATTTAGCGCTCAATATTGAATCCCGGGGTTATCGAGTTGCTGTTTATAATCGTTCTCGCGAACGAACTGATGATTTAGTCCAAAAGCATGAAGATAAGGCATTTATCCCAAGCTATACTACAGAGGAATTTGTGGAGACTATCAAAAAACCTCGCCGAATTTTGCTGATGGTAAAAGCTGGAAAGGGTACGGATGCTGTTATTGATGAATTATTACCACATCTAGAAAAGGGCGATATGCTGATTGATGGCGGTAATACTTACTTCGAAGATACGATACGCCGCTCAGATAAATTAGCTCAAGAAGGCATTAACTTTATTGGTATGGGTGTATCAGGTGGTGAATTGGGTGCACTGCAAGGACCGTCATTAATGCCAGGTGGTCAACGCGAAGCATATGATTTGGTAGCTCCTATTTTGACGCAAATTGCAGCAAAAGCCCCAGAAGATGGTAAACCAACCGTTACGTATATTGGCCCTAATGGCGCAGGACATTATGTGAAAATGGTGCATAATGGCATCGAATATGGTGATATGCAATTAATTGCAGAGTCCTATGATATTTTGAAGCGTGTCTTACATCTCAATCAAGAGCAGTTATCTCAAACTTTTTCTGGTTGGAATGAAGGAGAACTAAACTCTTATTTGGTTGAAATAACTGCTGATATTTTAACTCGAAAGGATGATTTAGGTACTGACAAGCCAATTGTTGATGTTATCTTAGACCGGGCCGGAAACAAGGGCACAGGCAAGTGGTCTTCTCAATCAGCGCTTGAAGTTGGAGCGCCACAGTCATTAATAACTGAATCAGTTTATGCACGTTATATATCAGCAATGAAAGATGATCGTGTTGCGGCTTCAAAAACATTGCAAGGACCAGACTATTCGTTTTCTGGTGATGAGCAAAGTACCGTAGAGGATATTCGAAAAGCTTTGTATTTTGGAAAGATCATGTCATATGCACAAGGATTTGATCAACTTCGTATGGCATCAGAGCACTATGATTGGCATTTACCATTTGGAGAATTAGCACAATTATGGCGTGCAGGGGCGATTATCCGTGCCCAATTCTTACAACGCATTACGGACGCTTTTACAACGCAAGCTGATCTGCATAATTTGCTCTTAGATCCTTACTTCCAACATATTGCTGAAGAATACCAAAATGCTGCTCGTCGTGTAGTAGCACTAGCTGTTACCGCTGGTGTGCCAACGCCTTCATTATCTGCTGCTGTAGCTTACTACGATTCATATCGTTCAGCTGTTCTACCTGCTAATCTCACACAAGCACAACGTGACTATTTTGGTGCGCATACCTATGAGAGAACGGATAAGCCTGCTGGAGAAATGTACCATTATCCTTGGTATGATGAAGCATGA
- a CDS encoding S66 family peptidase — protein sequence METIFPKKIQKDDEIRIISPSSSIKRVGGFDQNLVAKERLEKLGYKVTFGDHILENDLFYSSSITARIQDLHQAFIDDNVSVVMTTIGGLNSNELLPYIDWEIIRSHPKVFIGYSDITSLHNAIRAQTGLVTYYGPCYSSFKMNELQEYQTNEWIKALGQSEYDLQPSGLWTSDMWFDPNIPRKPMPNSWQVYNSGQATGISTGGNIQTYGLQAGTKFLPAVTKPIIFIEQAEGGEPLEFSRELSQMLQIHPDIAALIIGRFPVENKMSEPNLHSILAKFPVLNTIPVVYHVDFGHTQPIFTFPLGGMITVRAKNNADVTIEVLKG from the coding sequence ATGGAAACAATTTTTCCTAAAAAAATACAAAAAGACGATGAAATAAGAATAATATCGCCAAGTTCTTCAATCAAGCGAGTTGGTGGGTTTGACCAAAATTTAGTGGCCAAGGAAAGATTGGAAAAATTAGGCTATAAAGTAACATTTGGGGATCATATACTTGAGAATGATCTGTTTTATTCTAGCTCAATTACTGCGCGTATTCAGGATTTACACCAGGCCTTTATTGATGATAACGTGTCAGTAGTGATGACGACCATTGGTGGCTTGAATTCAAATGAATTGCTGCCTTATATTGATTGGGAGATAATTAGAAGCCATCCAAAAGTGTTTATTGGCTATTCGGATATAACAAGCTTACACAATGCTATTCGTGCCCAGACAGGATTAGTAACATATTATGGGCCATGTTACTCATCTTTCAAAATGAATGAATTACAGGAGTATCAAACAAACGAATGGATAAAAGCATTAGGTCAGTCAGAGTATGATTTACAACCAAGCGGGCTTTGGACAAGCGATATGTGGTTTGATCCTAATATACCAAGAAAGCCAATGCCTAATTCGTGGCAAGTATATAACTCGGGCCAAGCAACGGGGATAAGCACTGGTGGTAATATACAAACGTATGGGCTCCAAGCTGGGACAAAGTTTTTGCCCGCCGTCACAAAACCTATTATATTTATTGAACAAGCTGAGGGCGGAGAACCACTTGAATTTTCTAGAGAATTATCTCAAATGCTACAAATTCATCCAGATATTGCCGCATTAATTATTGGAAGGTTCCCAGTTGAAAATAAAATGTCAGAACCCAATCTTCACAGCATATTAGCTAAATTTCCTGTTCTCAATACTATTCCGGTGGTTTATCATGTTGATTTTGGTCACACTCAGCCTATATTCACTTTCCCTCTTGGTGGCATGATTACTGTTCGTGCTAAGAATAATGCCGATGTTACGATAGAAGTGTTAAAAGGATAG